TACGGCGGCGGCGGCGACTGGTACAACGATCCCGAGGAGGAGATCAATCTGCTGAAGGAATTCTCGGCCCGCACCGGGGTCAGCGTTCAGGCAGGGAAGGTCTCGCTCTCGGCCGCCGATGACGACCTGTTCCTGCACCCCTTCCTGTTCATCACCGGGCATGGGGAGATAAAGTTCACGGCCCGCGAAGTGGAGCGGCTGAGGCTGTTTTTGACCTCGGGAGGCTTTCTTTACGCCGATGACGACTACGGGATGGATGTTTCCTTCCGCCGGGAGCTGAAGCGGGTGTTCCCGGAGGCCGAACTGCAGGAACTCCCGCCGGATTTTCCGCTGTTCACCTGTTATTATGATCTCTCCGCCGGACTGCCCAAGATCCACGAGCACGAAAAGGGGCGGCCCAAAGCCTACGGTTTATTTTACCAGGGGCGGCTGGTGGTCTTTTACACTTTTAACACAAATATTTCCGACGGCTGGACCAACGACCACAACGACCCGCCCGAGACCCGGGAGCAGGCGGTCAAGGTGGGGA
The window above is part of the bacterium genome. Proteins encoded here:
- a CDS encoding DUF4159 domain-containing protein — encoded protein: YGGGGDWYNDPEEEINLLKEFSARTGVSVQAGKVSLSAADDDLFLHPFLFITGHGEIKFTAREVERLRLFLTSGGFLYADDDYGMDVSFRRELKRVFPEAELQELPPDFPLFTCYYDLSAGLPKIHEHEKGRPKAYGLFYQGRLVVFYTFNTNISDGWTNDHNDPPETREQAVKVGINILWYALTRP